TGAAGTCCAGGATTTAGTTAGATGCTAGATGCCACTAGCTAGATGCCACTGTTCTACACAAGGTGCTATGGAGGGCAGAGATGAATGCTTTATGATTTCCACCTTGAGTCACTTCTTTTGGAGGTTTTCAATAGTCTCCAAAACAGAGACAGGTCCTTCTGAGTGCAGTACCCAATAGAGTCCTCAGAATGTTGGAAAACTATGCTTCAAGTACTCGGAAGACTGGAAGAGGTATCTGAATCTGGCAGGCCTGGGAGTATACAGAGGCAGAGGTTCCTTTGCCCTCTCATCTGCTCTGTCAGCAGGCGTTTACTGAGTGTCTGTcttgtgctgggcactgtgctacCCAAACATAGACATGAGGGTGGCCAGAAGGGAGCAAAGCAGTTGAGAAGTCAAGTCTGAAATTGTCCACTGTGCTTGACCAGAAGGAGGCTGTTGCTGACTGCCAGGGCAGCTGCAGCAGCCTgggcaaggggagggagagactgagctGCCCCAGCCCCCACAACTCCTGGATCTCGGGGCAGGCTGGCCTCTCCTCGGCTTCCTCCCACACCTGAGCAGGGCCCTCTCACAATGcagtctccctctgtccctttcctggAGCCATCTTTCTGGTTCCCACCACATGGGCATCCACATTGTTGGTCCTCCAACCCAGAGCAGCCTGGCAGAGCCGCTCTGCCTCAGGGCCAGCCTACCAGGGTCAGTATCTGCTCAGGTGGTCCAGAGACTGGGCCGTGGGATGTCAGGCCTGCCTTGCCGTCCCTGCATTCATTGTCCCAAGTCTCAGCTtgtttgctctgtgaccttggagacATCAGaaacctctgtttcttcatccataaaattgaATGTAAAAATATTGACCTGCTTCGTGGGGTTTTCATGAAGAATAACTGACCCAGATAATGGTAAAGCCTCTTTGTTAGTCAGAAAGGGCCAAATGGCTTAGCAAGCACGaacttgagttttaaaaattgttggcTTGCTTGATGTATTCCTTACTCCGCTTTTCCTTGGGTCCATCCTCCCTTCCCCAGAAGTGTTTGGTgccagaaagagaggagggacaAGAGGAAGAGACATGGGACCCACCGTCCCCTCTGGGAGCCGAGCTCAAAGAACAGACCTGCCTGGTGGTCCCACACAGGGCCGCCTCCCCGCTCTGCCACCTGCCTTCTCTGCCTCCATTCCTAACTGCACCCCACCAGAGAACTGAGTCCCTTGGAGAGGCTTGGAAGGCTCCTACCCCTGGGTTGTCTGGAACCTCCCAACTCCTAGCTAGCCTCGGAGCCAGCCCTGCTCCCACAGCGCAGGTACGTACCTCTATGGGCCTTTGTGGATGTGAACACCCCAGACCCAAACTGGAACTCCCAGAGAGCAGGGACAGCGCTGCACCCATCCACGGCtgtattcattccacaaatatgtgTCGAGATCCTCTAAATGGCCTGCACTGCACTGGGCACTAAAgatagaaacagaaattaaagaaaacaaaaataaagttctcACCCTCAACCTCATGGCCAACCTCACCCCCAGGCCATTCTAGTGTGGGAGAGACAGTCAGTAAACAAATCTATAATATCTATAAATCTATAATATATAGTGATGagtactatgaagaaaaataaaactaagaaaagatAGGGATGGGGACCACTTATTGCAGAGTCAAGGATGGGCTCTGAGAAAGAAACATTTGAATGGACAGAAGGggaacaaggaaaagagaaataggatATCTGAGGGAGGAGCATCCCAGTCAAAGGCACTGGCAAGTGCAAAAGCCCCGAGGTAGGGGCATGCTTGGCATGTTTTGGGATAAGAAGTAAGGCTAACGTGACTGAAGTGACATGGAtaaagacagacagatggaaaGAGAAGAGTCTCAGATGTGCTAGGCTGGAGGTGTCTGCCAGACTTCCAGGTAGGAAGGCCAGAGGCACTTAGATGTGTGAGTCTTCTTTTCCTAGCCCCCGACTTCCCCTGCCAGCCTCCACCGCTCCTGGAGCTCCGACCTCTATGCTCACCGCTCGCTGCCTGCTGCCTTTCCTCAGCTATCTCCCAGATCTCTTAGCTGCCCCTCATCCCTACACCCAGAGCCTGGGAGTCCCTCCATGTGTGCCAGTGTCTTCATGATCCCCACGTCCGATCTGTCAGCACATCCCAGCATTGTACTGCACAGAGAACTCTCCGAGTTCCTTCCTGGCTGGtccccctctttcctttcttatttctccactctgtggagccagagtgaccttaTCAAAGCACATGATAGCAAGTGTCATTCATCTGCTCAACCCCAGGCCACCACTACCTCTGAGGGCTTCTTTGTCCTCATGGTGAAGGTGGCTGGCCCATGTCTCCAACCTGATGCCACTGTCCCTGGCCCACTCCCCTCCAGCCAGCCCACTGCCTTTAAATCCCTCAACCAGGCCATGTTCTTTCCCACCTCAGCGCCTCAAACttgctctgctcttccctctgtctggagCCCCTGTGGGtggtttcttctccctctggatTCAGCTTTAGTGCCACCTCCTCAAGAAAGCCCTCCCTGATGACCCAGGAAGGATTATGTCCCCCAGTTATTCTCTCCCACAGCCCCTCTCCATGGTTTTGTAGTCTGAGTTTGTTagttgatgattttattttaattatttgagagagagtgagaggaggcatgagtggagggaggggcagagggagagggagaagcagactctctgctgagcagggagcctgatgtggggctcaattctaggacctgGAGAGCATAACCTgagagccgaaagcagacgcttagccaactgagccacccaggcacttctggTTGAGGATTTTATAAtcttcccaccctctccccccgCTATCCCCAGCAGTAGACTCCAGAATCTGTGCTGCTTGCCCTGTATCACTCCAGGACCTGGGCCCTGTATGTGAGAGAAACTTGATAAATATGTGTTGAGTGAATGTACATACAGTACCTCCACCACTCAACTTGGATATTAGTAAATATGAGTGAGTTGTTGAGTAGATGGATGGAATCTCTCAAAGTTGgccagaaaatgaaaggaaagccTGTTTTTCCCTATTCTTGAGTTGGCAAAACTACTTTCCCAAATTTTTGGTGTCCTAGATGgatcttacattcttttttttttttttaaagattttatttatttgttcatgatagacacagagagagaggcagagacacaggcagagagagaagcaggctccatgcaccgggagcctgacgtgggattcgatcccgggtctccaggatcgcaccctgggtcaaaggcaggcgctaaaccgctgcgccacccagggatccctggatcttACATTCTTAAAGGATATCTTGTAGAATGTGGGTTTGTCGATGAGCCTATGTGTTGATACTGTCTGCATGTACCTGTGAGAGCCCATAGTAGTGCCACACTGCCCTGTCCCCATCTCTATCTGTTTCACAATTTCCTGTCTGGGCCCTTGAAATCTTGATTTGCACagttatttgtctttctgctcTTCACGGTGCCCTCTTAAGgcattctttattatttcagtCCTAAGAACACAAGTCCCATTGAAAAGAACATGCTTTTAATGAAGCCTGCTTAGAGATGGCcttgatggtgggggtgggggctgtcaGGGCAGTGAAGGCCATGAGCCCTTTGTCACAGGAAGCATCATGAACACCAAAAACTCACTCAGGCCCTGGCCACTCTGGAATCTCAGCTCCACGCTGTGCCAGGTGTGTTTTGGCCATGAGGGGCGTTTTCTCTTCCAGAATCAGATGCAGCCATTCTCTTCCAATGGGCTGGATATTTAACTGGGTCGGCCATAAGCAGTGTTTGTCACCCGCCTCTGTGCTAGGTTCTAAGGATGCAGCAGTAGGAACTTGGATTTAAAAGGGGAGATACACAGATTTGAtagggaaaaattaagaaatctgGCCATGCCAGATATTGGAGAAGACGTTATCCATCCACAGGTCTCTGGCCTGTGGGACTTGGTTCTTTATCTAGCAGACCTGAGCCCTCACTCCTGACCTGGCAGTTCTGGTCAGGGCCTGCATCTTCCAGAAACCCTCCTTGCACTGTGCACCAGGCAGGCTTCTTGTGTGAGAGGGAATTCATTGCATCACTTTCCAGCAAAAAACTGGAAATGACCCATGTGCACATCAATAGGAGGCTGAATGGGGGTCTGTGTGTACTGTGTGACATACAGCATCCCCAACAAATGAGCTGCAGGTGTAGGCAGCATGGGCACGAGCTACAGATTTcaaaaactcagaaaacaaagcaaagtatTGATTAGGcatatgtattacatatgtaGTGAGCTTCCACACAAccgtgtacatgtatatataaaaagtaaagaatgcCACACACCAAATTCAAGAGAAGAGTTGCCTCCAGCTGGGGGGCAGGCCGGAGAACTAGGTGGGGGAGGAGCACAGAGACTGAAGTTATTGGTGATGTCTTAGTTCTCAGGGTGGTTGATGGGGCCATGTATACTTACTCTGTTGTAATTTAGCTCAGTAAGTACCGGGAAGCACAGACTGGCAATAAAGCAGCAATGGCAATACAGGAAGTCAGGTTCAGAGCACCCTGGGGAGAGTAACCAGCTCGGTCTGGAATGAGCAGGAAAGCCATTCCAGGGGATACCCTGGGATGAAAGGGATTTCAGGTGGAAGAAGTCCCACGGAGAAGGGTGCTCACAGGCAAAATGAATGTGTGGTTGTGTATGTAGGGAATTGTTCAAGCTTCCCCTGGTTGCGGCTCAAAGTGTTGGGAGAATATGGGGCAGAAAGAGCTGTTGAGGCAGGCCACGTGGCAGTGGGAGGCTCCAGGGAAGGCCATGTGGAGAAGCCAGGCAAGCCAAAGTCCTTGGTGGGACAGCAGCGGGGGTGTCAGCTGCAAGGCCCCTACCCAACCTGAGCAGCTTACCTATTGTGGGGACAGGTGGTGGTGGCCAGAGGGCTGATTGCCCATCCAATTTTGTTTGACCAAAGGATCTTCCTGTTCACAACAGCTATGCGCAAAAGGTTTGAAAGTGGTGATGTGGAAGAGGAGAGCCCGTGTAGAGGTTGGTGCCAAAGAGTTGCATCATCCGACATGTGTTTTAGAAAGCTGGCCTGGAGAAAGGAgatgtgtggggtgggggctggaggacAGCTCCTGGGGCAGCTACGGGCCgcagggtggggtggaggggtagaGCCATGATTTGGGGCCTGCCTCACTCGGCAGATGCTTAGTGTAAGATAATATTCTCCGGTTACTCTAAGGTGCATTCCTGAAAATCTTAGTTTCCCATTGCTCTTGTAGATCATTTCAGAGatgttttatgtttctctttgATTGATCTTGGCTGTGGCTTTTGACACTGCACTTCTCACTTTCTCCGCCCCCTGACCTCTTGGTTAGGTAGTTAATGATCTTTAAACAAACACTTGAGTATTATGGCTCTCCAGAAAAGGGCCTGGCCTCCTGGGCCCAGAGCAGCTCAGCATTCTCCCTTCATCCAGGGAGAAGACGAGTGCTCCACACACCTGGGTTTTGCAGATGGAGATGCTTGCAACCTGAAAGCCAAAGTGTCTTGAACTTAAGTTTCGATGGCAAGTTTTCTGAAAAACATTACCCGTTTCTTTGCTGCACTAAGCGTGATCTCATCTCCTCTCTGACAGTGGATCTTAGTAGGAATGTTCATTGATTTCGTGGAATGTTTATTAGAGCCTTTCTCATGTCTGTTCCTGATTTACAAACTGTGGGTGCAGAAATCTGCCTGGTGTGGTAGTTGGGGCGGTTTCCAAATAGAGATAGATCAGGTTACTCCTCTGCCTAAACTCCTCTGTGACTTCCGGCCTGCCCTCATTGCCCTCCCTGCTGCAGCCCTCCCATGGCTTTGTTTTCAGACCCACAGAGCCTCCATCCTGGGCCTATACACTCATCAGCTTCCCTTCAGAACTCTCTTTTTTTGGATCTTCACACGACTTCTAGAGGGTCTTAGCTGAGAAGACCCTCCACAGAAGTCTTCCTTGACCACCACTCTAAGAAGCCAGACCTTCCCCCAAATGCTAGGCCTTCTCTATATGTTATAAATGATACACATATTATATGTGATACAACAAGGTATATATAATATGCTCATATAATTATGTTATGTATTTACATATGAGgttttatatatgaattatatcaatACAAACTTAGTTGATGTTAACATATTTGCAGTTTTGTTGCTGTTTCTCACTCTATTCCTACTCCCAGAACAGTCTTTGGCACACTCAGGACTGTGTCCTGTGAGTAAAGAGTAGCCTGCCCTGGAGAAGCCTATGGGCTTCCATAGGGCCCATAGGCAGACAGGCACTGACAGCAGAGCAGGCTGTGTATGACTCAGAGGGGCTGGGGTAGCACTAAAGAGAAGGGGGTAGATCCTGCCCACTGGGGGTAGACTTTCTAGAGCAGCCTGTGAGAGCCCATAGTAGTGCCACAGGAGTCTGGCCTGGGCTTTCAAGGACAAATGGCCATAGCTTGGCAGGCTGAGGACCTGTGGGGCCATTCTGGATGTGATGGCAAGCCTATACAGAGGGTTCAAGGCAAGAAAATGCTGGAATGGAGTCTGGGGTGGAACAGGGACTAGGACAGAAGGAACTAAGGAGGTAGCTCAGGATTCGATTGCTATGACCACCACCTACATCCTGGACTAGGGCGCCCTGTGGGCCACATGTTTGCAGGTGGAGCTTGCTCTGGCCAAGGGGAGTCTGACTGCCCCAGAACTCTTCTGGGCTGGCATGCCGGGTGCCAGGTAAGTGTTGGCAGCGCTGAGATAGGACTTCTCTGGCTGgagccactccccaccccagcctcaaGGCTCTTTGTTTCATGAGCTTTCTCTTTTGCTACCCACCAGGTGGTGAAGAAGGTGAAGTCCATGCAGATGTTTCACATGCCTGTCACGTCAGCCATGCAGGGAGACCGGCTGGGCATCTGCGTCACTCAATTTGACCCCAAGCTGCTGGAGCGTGGCCTGGTGTGTGCTCCGGAGTCCCTGCACACTGTCCACGCGGCCATCATCTCTGTGGAGAAGATCCAATATTTCCGAGGGCCCCTGCAGACCAAAGCCAAGTTCCACATCACAGTGGGCCATGAGACAGTCATGGGCCGGTTGATGTTCTTCAGCCCTGCCCCTGATAACTTTGACCACGAGCCCGTGCTGGACTCCTTCGACTTCTCTCAAGAATACCTCTTCCAGGAGCAGTATCTAGATAAGGATTTGGCACCAGCAGTGACAGACAGTGGTGAGGCAGACAAGAAGACGGGCCAGGCCACAGAAAGCCGCTGTCCTCGGCAGCAGTGGGCCCTCGTGGAGTTTGAGAAGCCTGTCACCTGCCCTCGGCTGTGCCTGGTGATTGGCTCCAGGCTAGATGCAGACATTCATGCCAACACGTGCCGTCTTGCCTTCCACGGCGTCCTGCTCCATGGGCTGGAGGGCAAGGACTATGCCGAGAGCTTCTTGCCCAGGCTGAACGTGTATAAGCTCAAGCACAAACATGGCCTTGTAGAGCGGGTAAGCAGTTCCTCCACCCATCACCCTTCCTTGTCAGGCTCAGGTGGCTGGGATGGACACCATTGGGATCCGTGATGAGAACCAATAGGAAGACCTTATAGGCCTTCTCGTCCCAACTTCTGAGGTTTTcaaacaaagaaactgaggcccagagtagcCGAGTGGTAGCCCTCAGCCAACAGAGACGGGGCCTAAACCAAGGCAGGGGAGCTCCACTGCACCTATCTCCAGCCAGCCATCCCTGCCCTCACCTTGGTAATAGAGGTGGCCTATATAGGGCAGAGCAGTCCTGGTCCCTCACACAAACTAGTTTCAGACAGCAGCATTTCACCTGGGCCAGAAGCCAGTGGTATTAGTAGCCTCTTTGAGTTTCAGATAAGAAGCTGGGCCTTGCACCTCACAGCCTGATAACCAGCCCCTCGCTCTCATGGCCGCAGTGGGGGCTGAGCCTCCATCAGGCAAGGTGGCTGCTGGGTTTGCCCCCAATCCAGTCATATTAAAGGAGGGAGCATGGCTGGTCAGTGCAGGGCAGGCCCGGCCAACCATGTCCTTGGcctgtggggagggggaagggtgaAGGATGATGGTGGTGGGAGATGCCAGAGGGCAAGAGGTTGGAAGGTATGGGAAGGTGAAACAGTGGGAGAGGCCGGCCTGCTGGCTTCCTCTGGTTCACAGTCCTTTCGTGAGGGTAGGCAAATGGAATAGCCTAGAGCCTTAAGGGGTCCTGAAGTCCTGAGATTGCCTTCTGTCAGGTGGGCCCCGCCTACCCTCTGTATCTATCATTGTTGATCTCAGTGGGAAtccctgcctcctgggcctccaAGAGATGGGTGGAGAATGTCCAAACCTCTGTCCAAACCTCACTCCCTGAATGTGGGTCCCCGAGGGGCAAGGGTGGCTGTGGGTGTTCCTGGGACTTGTCTCTGAGCCAGGTGAGCATGGCAGTGCTGAGACCCCAGTGTTGGGAGGCTTAGGCTATAGTGGGTTCTGCCCTGAGGCCCTCAGCAGAGCTGCAGTTTTGTTCGTTAGATAGCAAGATGAGGGTTACCCCTCCCCCATGCAGCACCCTGCCTGCATCAGCATAGGCTCGGGCATGGGGTCTGACCTTTATCTAGTAGGCACTCAGGAGAAAGTATCAGGGCCTTGGGCACCCAGCTGTGGACAGGGTTTTCCACTGCCATCCCCCACCATCTCCTTCCACTCTCAGATCCCCACGTTTCTCCTCTGGAACTCTGTCACTTCAGAAACTCACactcccctcctccctgtctcAGGATTCATCCTGGTGCTCAGGCCCAGTTCCTTTCCTATCTTGCCTGTATTAAGACCTGCCCTCTGGTGGGGGACTTAGTAGAAGTTTCTTACTTGCCCACTCACAGTGCATCTAAAACTCAGGATCCCGTAGTTTTATAAGCTCAAGCCTCCCACTCCAAGGCCAACCTTGCCCCCTCAGGCAAGCACGGTCAGCCTGCGTTGCTGGGCAGCATGGTCACCCTGCGTTGCTGCTGGAGTCCCAAAGCTGAAGCCATGTCTGCATCCTCTGCTCTTTGCCATCTGCCcccctttgttgttttttttttatctgcccCCCTTTGAATGTTGGTTTCCTCATCCACAGAGCGGTAGCCCAAACTCCCAGCACCTCCAGGAGAGGTCAAGGTCTGACTATGGGGACCACTCAAAGGTTCCATCAGCCTGGGGCCAGCCCCAAGATGCTGATTGAAGACGAAGGTGATAAAGTGCATGTCACTCGTTCCTCTAGCTTGATTTATTAGCAGTATTATGAAGCATAATTATTCTCTGGTGAAATATCTGTCATAGAGTAATGTCCTACTTGGTAAGTTCACAGGTCTAATTGCCTCACACAGGCCTGTTGGTGGTGGAGCAGCAGTTACTCCCTTTGAGAATGaggagtgtgtgtttgtgaggAGCAAATAAACATACTATTGAATGCCTCTTGCTTCCTaagggcagtggggagggcccaggagacGTGCTGACCCAGGCCCTGCCACCAATCTGGGGCATTCCTGAGGCCACAGCCCTTTTCTGCTTAGTCCAGGGAGGCCAGAAGTAGAGGCATAAGAGCCATAGACTTGCAGTGAACAGATCCCACATAGAAACcctgagcagaaaaaaaaaaaaaaaaaaaaaaagaaaccctgagcAGAAAGGCTCTTTCCAACCAGGGACTGCTTCAGGTGGGGCTATGGATGTGTGTGGAGGGGTCCTGAGACTGGAATCCTGCAAGGAAGGACAGGGCGCAGGCACCCAGGTTCCTCCTACCAGCTCTTTAAGGCTCTAACTGAATGGATACTTGTCCTGTTTCCCTTCTGGGCCCAGGGGCAGGAATacacctgcctcctgcctccctgcaccCCATCCCTGCTCTGTTTATtcaacacctactgtgtgccattgTTAGCTGCTTACATTATTTTGAATCCTTATAAAAATTCAAGGAGGAGGTTATTActtttcctatgtattttttttgaaattattaaatagATCACTTTCTCCCTTCTATAATTATATGTAAGAATTTGGGGAAAGTAATATATGcacatggtaaaaaaaataattcagacaacacaaaaaattactttaaaaaaaaaaagcgagtTTCCCTGCTCTGACCTCAGCCCTCAGGGCCCCTCTGCAAAGGCAGCCACACAGGAAACCAGCTCAAGAGATGTAAAACGACCCACCCACATCACAGGATGGccaagtcaggatttgaacccagcacTGATGACCTCTGAGCCCTTTTCTTTCTAGCAAATCTGGTAGATTCTTGCCCAGTGAGTTGAGAGGCTAGTGTGCTCTCAAGAAGCTGGAGTCTCTTTGGTGGGAGACTTTTCTTCCTGGTAAGGTTGGTAAGCATAGAACTTGGGGGTCACGCACACTGGGCTCAGACCCTGGCTGTGCCATGTAACAGCTGTATGCCTTGGGCAGCCCTTTTATTTCAATATCCTCATTCCTTTGAGGAGCAGTCTCCACCTCACAGGTAAAATGGCTTTATATATAAGAGTTCAGTCTAGCTCAGGGGAGGCAGGAAGATTTCCTAGTACAGCTCACAGTAGAAGGCCAGGCTTATTCCAGTGGGCAGCCCTCTTTGCTTTGAGCAAGACCCAGAGTGCACAGAGATTTTCGGAACACTTGATTGGCCACAGCCTTTGCCATGTGGCAGACTGGTCAAATGTGCCAGCCTGGGCTTCAGTCTCAGCCTGACCAACCTCCTGGTGTGGAGATGTGGGCAGGTCCAAGGAATTCCACAGCTCTGCACCAGGGGGTGAGATGTGGGCCAGTTGGGGAGTGCATGAAGGTTGTGAGATCAGTGCTTGGCTCCTATTCTGCacttgttcttttattattattaatttttaagccCTTAGAGTCAGAATAATAAATCCTGGAGCTTGGGGCAGAATGATATTCCAGTCCTTTCTCCAGGACTTCATTGCCCCTCTCTGAAGCACAGGGACAATCCCCTGGTCCCTGTCAAGAGCCACCCTGGACTGGTGCAAATGGCATTTGGGGAGGGAACTAAGAGTCATGCTGGCTGCTGGGTGTGCTTGACCAGGGCAGGGAGTCCCCAGTGCTGATCTTGCCCCAGCTGCCTGCCTCTGAAAATTGCTAGACACTTTGAAGCTACCACCCCACCCCAAGGCATACTTCCATATAAAGACATCTCCAGGAGCCCAAGTCATCTTGAAAAGGTTAAATTCaaagatgtctgggtggctcagtggttgagcttctgcctttcggctcagggcatgatcctggggtcctgggatcaaggcctgcatcaggctacccacGGGGAcccggtttctccctctgcctatgtctctctctgtgtgtctctcatgagtaaataaaacctttaaaaaaaaaaagaaaaggttaaatcCAGTCTCCTGGGCAGGTTCTTCACCACCATGGCAAACCAACTCCCAGCCCCTGCTCCATGATGCTGAGCAGACTCCTTGTGTCTGCTCTACAAACACAGTCACTTTCTGGGAGCTCAGCTTGGGCCTCCAAGACATCCTCCATTTATAAACAAGGAAGGTCCAGCCCTATATGGATATATGTTGAATGGACACTTTCCATCTGGACAGACTTAAGGCACATAGTGCTTCTGAGCCCATTGCCTAAAAGACATTATTCATCCATACGTCCAGATGTTTACCTAGCTTCTGTGTGTGCCAGGCAGCAAGGTGGACAGAGTTCTTGTTCTCGCAGGAGAGACTGACAAGGATTAGTACCTTAGATGCTTTCAGGTAGTAGTAAGTTCTAGAAAGAATATAACagtgaaataaatacaaactgcTGAggatagtacctggcacataacgAGGCCAGCCATTAGCCTTCCCCGGGGTTTTCTCTTACTTTTGTGCTTCATTTGCTCACACTGGAGGATGGGTCAAGTTCCCCTGCAGAAGTGGCTTCACTCAATGGTGTCACCTAGAGTGTCGGTGGCCTATGGGCCACATCCAAGCAATTGGTCTTGGCCCAAATCTAATCATCTTAAGCAAGCTTTTCTTCTCTGGATACTTTTTTTAGCTACTGTAATCAAACACAATTTATTTAACTTACCACCAGTAAATGGCTTTCCTTGCTTGGCTAACAAATGAACCACTTGGAAACTTACTTTGTagcctattctctctctctctctctctctctctctgttttcttttgtgaagAAATTCTGATATGATGAGATGTGCTGCTTgaaatcatctcttttttttttctgtgagctGAGAATAGTATGATGTCAGTGTATGCTGTATTTTATTAACACAGCCAATAACAAACACAGAACTTTGCCATGTagttcaataaaataataatctgcATGTCACTGAGCATTAAAAGTGTGACATTAAAAGTCCACTTTTCCTATTTTGACATGGTACCTATGCACtggtaataaaaatgaataaatagaacatATGGCTGGGTGAGGTGCTGTGGAACCGTCCCAGAGTTACGGTACCCAGTACTACCCggtctctgtcacaactgctCACCTTTGCCACTGtggcacaaaagcagccatagtcAAGGTAGAAGCAAGTAGTTGTGGTGGGGTGCCAGTAAAACCTTACtgatggacactgaaatttgaattgcTTACAGTTTTCATGTATCATGAAATACTATTCTTTTGATGTTTTTCAATCCATTAGAAATTAGAAGAACCTTCTTAGCTCGAAGGCCATATAAAAACAGATACTGGGCAGAATTTGGACCCCTAGCTATAGTGTGTCCTCCCCTGATCTAAATGGTAAATAGGACTCTTGAAACAGACTAAGCATCCTGCAAGGAAAAGTCTAATCACCATCTACAACCACAAGTTCTCAACTTTGTCTTCATTCCTCAGGAATTAGGTCCTGGGAAGGGAGCTTTGCTAACAGATATGCtccagagagggatccctgggtggcgcagcgatttggcgcctgcctttggcccagggcgtgatcctggagacccgggatcgaatcccatgtcgggctcccggtgcatggagcctgcttctccctctgcctgtgtctctgcctctctctctctctctctctctctctctctctgtgtgactatcataaataaataaaaaaaaaaaattaaaaaaaaaaaagatatgctccAGAGGTCTCACCTCAGAGGGGCAAGGAAGAGAAGTGAAGGTGTTCTAAAGGGCTAGTCTTTCTAGGGAGATGGCTTGGGAAAGGGAATTAGAGCCCATGGTGATGGGGGAGATTCTTAGTATCCtgttttcaagtaaaaatatagaaatttgtCTAAGATTATAAACacagagaagggggaa
The nucleotide sequence above comes from Canis aureus isolate CA01 chromosome 19, VMU_Caureus_v.1.0, whole genome shotgun sequence. Encoded proteins:
- the EEFSEC gene encoding selenocysteine-specific elongation factor isoform X8, encoding MAGRRVNVNVGVLGHIDSGKTALARALSTTASTAAFDKQPQSRERGITLDLGFSCFSVPLPARLRPALPAPPAASGAEPEPEPGEPQLQVTLVDCPGHASLIRTIIGGAQIIDLMMLVIDVTKGMQTQSAECLVIGQIACQKLVVVLNKIDLLAEGKRQAVIDKMTKKMQKTLENTKFRGAPIIPVAAKPGGPEAPETEAPQGISELIELLTSQISIPTRDPSGPLLMSVDHCFSIKGQGTVMTGTILSGSISLGDSVEIPALKKCLVPEREEGQEEETWDPPSPLGAELKEQTCLVVPHRAASPLCHLPSLPPFLTAPHQRTESLGEAWKAPTPGLSGTSQLLASLGASPAPTAQVVKKVKSMQMFHMPVTSAMQGDRLGICVTQFDPKLLERGLVCAPESLHTVHAAIISVEKIQYFRGPLQTKAKFHITVGHETVMGRLMFFSPAPDNFDHEPVLDSFDFSQEYLFQEQYLDKDLAPAVTDSGEADKKTGQATESRCPRQQWALVEFEKPVTCPRLCLVIGSRLDADIHANTCRLAFHGVLLHGLEGKDYAESFLPRLNVYKLKHKHGLVERVASAPSPRGS
- the EEFSEC gene encoding selenocysteine-specific elongation factor isoform X7, giving the protein MMLVIDVTKGMQTQSAECLVIGQIACQKLVVVLNKIDLLAEGKRQAVIDKMTKKMQKTLENTKFRGAPIIPVAAKPGGPEAPETEAPQGISELIELLTSQISIPTRDPSGPLLMSVDHCFSIKGQGTVMTGTILSGSISLGDSVEIPALKKCLVPEREEGQEEETWDPPSPLGAELKEQTCLVVPHRAASPLCHLPSLPPFLTAPHQRTESLGEAWKAPTPGLSGTSQLLASLGASPAPTAQVVKKVKSMQMFHMPVTSAMQGDRLGICVTQFDPKLLERGLVCAPESLHTVHAAIISVEKIQYFRGPLQTKAKFHITVGHETVMGRLMFFSPAPDNFDHEPVLDSFDFSQEYLFQEQYLDKDLAPAVTDSGEADKKTGQATESRCPRQQWALVEFEKPVTCPRLCLVIGSRLDADIHANTCRLAFHGVLLHGLEGKDYAESFLPRLNVYKLKHKHGLVERVMDDHSVIGRSLFKKETNIQLFVGLKVHLSTGELGIIDSAFGQSGKFKIHIPAGPLMRCVKSHLPVNPRKEYCHLCNRWPRPRVQEDPDAHPQEAGPSWPRGSSQAGGGGRAARACTTRGPQPVFQALCL